Proteins encoded by one window of Longimicrobium sp.:
- the dacB gene encoding D-alanyl-D-alanine carboxypeptidase/D-alanyl-D-alanine-endopeptidase, whose protein sequence is MTRVRMWAAAIAAAIGGAAASVGAAGTQGAAGPLQAQADAAVPNKSEWTIMAYSLDRNQTLFAINAEQPKVPASNNKVFSAIWALGVLGPDYRFPTDLLINGNIQNGVLQGDVIIRGSGDPGFGYPSYEKDNIDPLRTMARRLKSLGINQVTGSVIGDATIHDRQNYGPAWPVDTGMGAAHYAPTVSGLPYQRNMLWVEPNGQGPNGFVLHPDVPEIPVVWQSRGGRGYAVRRPEQDTVRLRGGIGRPGTRFPVGAFEPALLAPAALRQAMREAGIQVNGAVKLQRTPRGAKLAHRHLSLTVADMVPQLNQHSDNFFAEHFWKAAVAKATGQGSYTRGGAASANFFHRSAGVPYGQLWQADGSGLSANNRTSANAMVMTLKFADRAPYSRVFHESLAVAGDPRGTMKRMFVGTPAAGNLHAKTGYIRQVRSLSGYVKTASGERVAFAFIYNGRNTSGARGVQTNLGNLLASYRR, encoded by the coding sequence ATGACGCGGGTGAGGATGTGGGCCGCGGCCATCGCCGCGGCCATCGGCGGCGCGGCGGCCAGCGTGGGCGCGGCGGGAACGCAGGGCGCGGCGGGGCCCCTCCAGGCCCAGGCCGATGCCGCCGTCCCCAACAAGAGCGAGTGGACCATCATGGCCTACTCGCTGGACCGCAACCAGACGCTGTTCGCCATCAACGCGGAGCAGCCCAAGGTGCCCGCGTCCAACAACAAGGTCTTCTCCGCCATCTGGGCGCTGGGGGTGCTGGGGCCGGACTACCGCTTTCCCACCGACCTGCTGATCAACGGCAACATCCAGAACGGCGTGCTGCAGGGCGACGTCATCATCCGCGGCTCGGGCGATCCCGGCTTCGGCTATCCGTCGTACGAAAAGGACAACATCGACCCGCTGCGCACCATGGCGCGGCGCCTCAAGTCGCTGGGGATCAACCAGGTGACGGGGAGCGTCATCGGCGACGCGACGATCCACGACCGGCAGAACTACGGTCCCGCGTGGCCCGTGGATACGGGGATGGGCGCCGCCCACTACGCGCCCACGGTGAGCGGTCTCCCCTACCAGCGCAACATGCTGTGGGTGGAGCCGAACGGGCAGGGGCCGAACGGCTTCGTGCTGCACCCGGACGTCCCGGAGATTCCCGTGGTGTGGCAGAGCCGCGGCGGGCGCGGCTACGCGGTGCGCAGGCCGGAGCAGGACACGGTGCGGCTGCGCGGCGGCATCGGGCGGCCGGGGACGCGCTTCCCGGTGGGCGCGTTCGAGCCGGCGCTGCTCGCCCCCGCCGCGCTGCGCCAGGCGATGCGCGAGGCGGGCATCCAGGTGAACGGCGCGGTCAAGCTCCAGCGCACGCCGCGCGGGGCGAAGCTGGCGCACCGCCACCTCTCGCTGACGGTGGCCGACATGGTGCCGCAGCTCAACCAGCACTCGGACAACTTCTTCGCCGAGCACTTCTGGAAGGCCGCGGTGGCGAAGGCGACGGGCCAGGGGAGCTACACGCGGGGCGGCGCGGCGTCGGCCAACTTCTTCCACCGCAGCGCCGGGGTGCCGTACGGGCAGCTCTGGCAGGCGGATGGGTCGGGGCTCTCGGCCAACAACCGCACCAGCGCCAACGCGATGGTGATGACGCTGAAGTTCGCGGACAGGGCGCCGTACTCGCGGGTGTTCCACGAGTCGCTGGCCGTCGCCGGCGACCCGCGCGGCACCATGAAGCGGATGTTCGTGGGGACGCCGGCCGCGGGGAACCTGCACGCCAAGACGGGCTACATCCGCCAGGTGCGCTCGCTCTCGGGGTACGTGAAGACGGCGAGCGGCGAGCGCGTGGCATTCGCCTTCATCTACAACGGCCGCAACACGTCCGGGGCCCGGGGCGTGCAGACCAACCTGGGGAACCTGCTGGCGTCGTATCGAAGGTAG
- a CDS encoding putative metal-dependent hydrolase, translated as MEQTDPRFPIGKFLLEGEVTLERRREWIARIAAAPARFRAAVAALGPEHLDTPYRDGGWTVRQLVHHLPDSHMNAYVRFKLALTEDNPAIKTYDEALWANLPDTRDTPPEVSLALLDALHLRWVTLLGAIEGAEWRRTLKHPEWGDMPLESVLALYAWHGDHHTAHLAALRGRLG; from the coding sequence ATGGAGCAGACCGACCCGCGGTTCCCCATCGGCAAGTTCCTGCTGGAGGGCGAGGTCACGCTCGAGCGGCGGCGCGAGTGGATCGCGCGCATCGCGGCGGCGCCGGCACGGTTCCGCGCGGCGGTGGCGGCGCTGGGCCCCGAGCACCTGGACACCCCCTACCGCGACGGCGGGTGGACGGTGCGGCAGCTCGTGCACCACCTTCCGGACAGCCACATGAACGCGTACGTGCGCTTCAAGCTGGCCCTTACGGAAGACAACCCGGCCATCAAGACGTACGACGAGGCGCTCTGGGCGAACCTTCCCGACACGCGCGACACGCCCCCCGAGGTGTCGCTGGCGCTGCTGGACGCGCTGCACCTGCGCTGGGTGACCCTCCTCGGCGCGATAGAGGGCGCGGAGTGGCGCCGCACCCTCAAGCACCCGGAGTGGGGGGACATGCCGCTGGAATCGGTGCTGGCGCTGTACGCCTGGCACGGGGATCATCACACCGCGCACCTGGCGGCGCTGCGCGGGCGGCTGGGGTAA
- a CDS encoding 1,4-dihydroxy-6-naphthoate synthase: MNDVLTLGYSPCPNDTFIFDALVHGRIEVDGLTFEERLEDVETLNRLAAEAALDVTKISYGAIPGLLRDYVLLRSGGALGRGCGPLVVARRGMDAAELAGARIAIPGRNTTANLLLRLFAPDAAPGVERVYSDIMPAVARGEFDAGLIIHESRFTYPRHGLVRVVDLGEWWESMTGLPIPLGGILARRSLGEDAIRAVEDGIRRSVEFAFADPEASRPYVRAHAQEMDAAVTQQHIDLYVNRFSVDVEEEGARAIEALFARARAAGVIDAEVPSPFL, encoded by the coding sequence ATGAACGACGTGCTGACGCTGGGATATTCGCCGTGCCCGAACGACACCTTCATCTTCGACGCGCTCGTGCATGGGCGGATCGAGGTGGATGGGTTGACGTTCGAGGAGCGGCTGGAAGACGTGGAGACGCTGAACCGGCTGGCGGCGGAGGCGGCGCTCGACGTCACCAAGATCTCGTACGGCGCGATCCCGGGGCTGCTGCGCGACTACGTGCTGCTGCGCAGCGGCGGGGCGCTGGGGCGCGGGTGCGGGCCGCTCGTCGTCGCGCGCCGCGGGATGGATGCGGCGGAGCTGGCGGGGGCGCGCATCGCCATCCCCGGCCGCAACACGACGGCCAACCTCCTCCTCCGCCTCTTTGCGCCCGACGCGGCGCCGGGGGTGGAGCGCGTGTACAGCGACATCATGCCCGCCGTCGCGCGCGGCGAGTTTGATGCGGGGCTCATCATCCACGAGTCGCGCTTCACCTATCCGCGGCACGGGCTGGTGCGCGTGGTGGACCTGGGCGAGTGGTGGGAATCGATGACCGGCCTTCCGATTCCCCTCGGCGGCATCCTCGCGCGCCGCTCGCTGGGCGAGGACGCGATCCGCGCGGTGGAGGACGGCATCCGCCGCTCGGTGGAGTTCGCGTTCGCCGATCCCGAGGCGTCGCGCCCGTACGTGCGTGCCCACGCGCAGGAGATGGACGCCGCGGTGACGCAGCAGCACATCGACCTGTACGTGAACCGCTTCTCGGTTGACGTGGAGGAGGAGGGCGCGCGCGCCATCGAGGCCCTCTTTGCGCGCGCCCGTGCGGCCGGGGTGATCGATGCGGAGGTGCCATCGCCCTTCCTCTGA
- a CDS encoding Rrf2 family transcriptional regulator has product MNSRFAVAVHILTLIARSEGKPVTSDYIAGSVNTNPSLVRRLLSQMTRAGLTTSQMGAGGGALLARPADQITLRDVYRAVDEGELFGLHREQPNARCPVGRNIQPMLEARFDAARQALESELDGTTIADTAAEIGTREEQGAAR; this is encoded by the coding sequence ATGAACAGCCGATTCGCCGTCGCGGTCCACATCCTGACGCTGATCGCCCGCAGCGAGGGGAAGCCGGTCACCTCGGACTACATCGCGGGGAGCGTGAACACGAACCCGTCGCTGGTGCGGCGGCTCCTTTCGCAGATGACGCGGGCGGGGCTGACCACGTCGCAGATGGGCGCGGGCGGGGGCGCGCTGCTGGCCCGCCCCGCGGATCAGATCACGCTGCGCGACGTGTACCGCGCGGTGGACGAGGGCGAGCTCTTCGGCCTCCACCGCGAGCAGCCGAACGCGCGCTGCCCCGTCGGCCGCAACATCCAGCCGATGCTGGAGGCGCGCTTCGATGCCGCCAGGCAGGCGCTGGAGTCGGAGCTGGACGGCACCACCATCGCTGACACCGCCGCGGAGATCGGCACGCGTGAGGAGCAGGGCGCGGCCCGCTGA
- a CDS encoding SDR family oxidoreductase → MIAVTGATGHLGRLVIENLLERGVAAGEIVALARSPEKARDLAARGVQVRAADYTQPGTLYAALQGVEKLLLVSGSELGQRAAQHRNVVDAARNAGVGLLAYTSILNADTSGMQLAAEHRASEEIIRASGIPFVLLRNGWYLENYTGNLASTLEHGALLGSADEGRVSAASRADYAAAAAEVLTGSGHENQTYELGGDAFTLPELAETISRESGRPVEYKNLPEEAFAGVLASFGLPEPFARMLADSDRGIARGELSTDRDDLRRLIGRAPTTPSDAVAAALSTS, encoded by the coding sequence ATGATCGCAGTCACCGGAGCCACCGGCCACCTCGGCCGCCTCGTCATCGAAAACCTGCTGGAGCGCGGCGTCGCGGCCGGCGAGATCGTCGCGCTGGCGCGCAGCCCGGAGAAGGCGCGGGACCTCGCCGCGCGCGGCGTGCAGGTGCGCGCGGCGGACTACACGCAGCCGGGCACCTTGTACGCGGCGCTGCAGGGCGTGGAAAAGCTGCTCCTCGTTTCGGGGAGCGAGCTGGGACAGCGCGCGGCCCAGCATCGCAACGTGGTGGATGCGGCTCGCAACGCGGGCGTCGGGCTGCTGGCGTACACCAGCATCCTGAACGCGGACACCAGCGGGATGCAGCTCGCCGCCGAGCACAGGGCGTCGGAGGAGATCATCCGCGCTTCGGGGATCCCGTTCGTCCTCCTGCGCAACGGCTGGTACCTGGAGAACTACACGGGCAACCTCGCCTCGACGCTGGAGCACGGTGCCCTTCTCGGCAGCGCCGACGAGGGCCGGGTCAGCGCGGCCTCCCGTGCGGACTACGCCGCCGCGGCCGCGGAGGTGCTCACCGGCAGCGGCCATGAGAACCAGACGTACGAGCTCGGCGGCGACGCCTTCACGCTCCCGGAGCTGGCTGAGACCATCTCGCGCGAGAGCGGCAGGCCCGTCGAGTACAAAAACCTCCCCGAAGAAGCGTTCGCCGGAGTGCTGGCCAGCTTCGGCCTGCCGGAGCCGTTCGCCCGCATGCTGGCCGATTCCGACCGCGGCATCGCGCGCGGCGAGCTGTCCACCGACCGCGACGACCTCCGCCGCCTGATCGGCCGCGCCCCGACTACCCCCAGCGACGCAGTGGCCGCCGCGCTATCCACTTCCTGA
- a CDS encoding DEAD/DEAH box helicase, translating to MTDTNIEAPAAPLFTELGLEPDVLATLEALGYEEPTPIQVEAIPTLLAGRDVLGQAATGTGKTAAFALPLVQRIDANLRGVQALVLAPTRELAVQVAEATHRYGAKRGVSVLAVYGGQPIDRQLRELRRGVNVVVGTPGRILDHIRRGSLDLSAVGYVVLDEADEMLDMGFIEDIETILTETPAGRQTALFSATFPPRIAQLAARHMTDPVRVTVRAAKMETPLVRQAAYVVPRPYKLEALARVLDLEAPTSAILFCRTRNEVDELNEALSVRGYRPEALHGGLNQAQRDRVMKRFREGTADLLIATDVAARGLDVEHVSHVINYDIPQTPEVYVHRIGRTGRAGREGTAITLVQPREQGLLRGIERVVGRPIEVARVPTVADLRARRVELLRSAIRETIEEDEFDGYGEIVASLADDGYDPLDIAAAAAKLAADATRGEEPENEVEIPQWENRPQRPHDDSRGPRGRRDAFEGPGRDGPPRGRRPRADMTRLFIGVGRRRGIRPGDIVGAIVGEAKIPAEGIGSIEIADQFTLVEVAEEHADHVIRTMSRAAIKGRPVSIRRSHD from the coding sequence TTGACCGATACGAACATCGAAGCGCCCGCCGCACCGCTCTTCACCGAGCTCGGGCTGGAGCCCGACGTGCTGGCGACGCTTGAAGCCTTGGGATACGAAGAGCCTACCCCCATCCAGGTGGAGGCGATCCCGACCCTCCTGGCCGGGCGGGACGTGCTGGGGCAGGCCGCCACCGGCACCGGCAAGACCGCCGCGTTCGCCCTGCCGCTCGTCCAGCGCATCGACGCGAATCTGCGCGGAGTGCAGGCGCTGGTGCTGGCGCCCACGCGCGAGCTGGCCGTGCAGGTGGCCGAGGCCACGCACCGCTACGGCGCCAAGCGCGGCGTAAGTGTACTCGCCGTGTACGGCGGCCAGCCCATCGACCGCCAGCTCCGCGAGCTGCGCCGCGGCGTCAACGTCGTGGTCGGCACGCCGGGGCGCATCCTGGACCACATCCGCCGCGGCTCGCTGGACCTTTCCGCCGTCGGCTACGTGGTGCTGGACGAGGCGGACGAGATGCTGGACATGGGGTTCATCGAGGACATCGAGACGATCCTCACCGAGACCCCCGCGGGACGGCAGACGGCGCTCTTCTCCGCCACCTTCCCGCCCCGCATCGCGCAGCTCGCCGCGCGCCACATGACCGACCCCGTGCGTGTGACCGTGCGCGCGGCCAAGATGGAGACGCCGCTGGTGAGGCAGGCGGCGTACGTGGTGCCGCGTCCCTATAAGCTGGAGGCGCTGGCCCGCGTGCTCGACCTGGAGGCGCCCACCTCGGCGATCCTCTTCTGCCGCACCCGCAACGAGGTGGACGAGCTGAACGAGGCGCTCTCGGTGCGCGGCTACCGCCCGGAGGCGCTGCACGGCGGCCTCAACCAGGCGCAGCGCGACCGCGTGATGAAGCGCTTCCGCGAGGGGACGGCGGACCTGCTGATCGCCACCGACGTGGCGGCGCGCGGGCTGGACGTGGAGCACGTGAGCCACGTCATCAACTACGACATCCCGCAGACCCCCGAGGTGTACGTCCACCGCATCGGGCGCACGGGCCGCGCCGGGCGCGAGGGGACGGCCATTACCCTGGTGCAGCCGCGCGAGCAGGGGCTGCTGCGCGGGATCGAGCGGGTGGTGGGCCGGCCCATCGAGGTCGCCCGCGTCCCCACCGTCGCCGACCTGCGCGCGCGGCGCGTGGAGCTGCTCCGCTCCGCCATCCGCGAGACGATCGAGGAGGACGAGTTCGACGGCTACGGCGAGATCGTGGCGTCGCTGGCAGATGATGGCTACGATCCGCTGGACATCGCCGCCGCCGCGGCCAAGCTGGCGGCCGACGCCACGCGCGGCGAGGAGCCGGAGAACGAGGTGGAGATCCCGCAGTGGGAGAACCGCCCCCAGCGCCCGCACGACGACTCTCGCGGCCCCCGCGGCCGGCGCGACGCCTTCGAGGGTCCGGGCCGCGACGGCCCCCCGCGCGGCCGCCGCCCGCGCGCGGACATGACGCGCCTCTTCATCGGCGTGGGGCGGCGCCGCGGCATCCGCCCGGGCGACATCGTGGGCGCCATCGTCGGCGAGGCCAAGATCCCGGCCGAGGGGATCGGGTCCATCGAGATCGCGGACCAGTTCACGCTGGTGGAGGTGGCAGAGGAGCACGCCGATCACGTGATCCGCACCATGTCGCGCGCCGCCATCAAGGGCCGCCCCGTCTCCATCCGCCGCTCGCACGACTGA
- a CDS encoding TetR/AcrR family transcriptional regulator gives MSDRPLPENREARRRAILESAVRVFAENGFFAARIRDIAAGAGVAEGTIYLYFDGKDDLLLTAFRDKVAEFCASVRDVLSSSLPFQERLSRFVAHQFESIEADPPLATVLLLESRQSSKFYGGAVRDVLRSYAQAIDELLASGQHSGELRPDADVPLARRMLIGALEEIELEWLLGDRTRPLVAMAPRVAATFFRGLATVG, from the coding sequence ATGAGCGACCGCCCACTTCCCGAGAACCGCGAAGCACGCCGACGCGCGATCCTGGAGTCGGCGGTGCGCGTGTTCGCGGAGAACGGATTCTTTGCAGCGCGGATTCGCGACATCGCGGCAGGCGCCGGGGTGGCGGAGGGGACCATCTACCTGTACTTCGACGGCAAGGACGACCTCCTCCTCACCGCGTTCCGCGACAAGGTGGCGGAGTTCTGCGCGTCGGTGCGCGACGTGCTCTCCTCTTCGCTGCCGTTCCAGGAGAGGCTTTCCAGGTTCGTGGCGCACCAGTTCGAGAGCATCGAGGCCGATCCGCCGCTGGCGACCGTGCTCCTGCTGGAGAGCCGGCAGTCGAGCAAGTTCTACGGAGGGGCGGTGCGCGACGTGCTCCGCTCGTATGCGCAGGCCATCGACGAGCTGCTGGCGAGCGGGCAGCACTCCGGCGAGCTGCGGCCGGACGCGGACGTGCCCCTCGCCCGGCGGATGCTGATCGGCGCGCTGGAGGAGATCGAGCTGGAGTGGCTGCTGGGCGACCGCACGCGCCCGCTGGTGGCGATGGCGCCGCGCGTGGCCGCCACCTTCTTCCGCGGCCTCGCCACCGTCGGCTGA
- a CDS encoding penicillin-binding protein activator LpoB, with translation MKTQARALRRAALALAGLVVVSGGCGKQVTRISPDQQIDLSGRWNDVDSRQAADAIIRETFQPRAGESWMTEYARAHGGRRPTIIVGAVRNRSMEHIPVNGFVRDLERAYLGSGQVQVVASADERGEVRAEREDQQQNAAADTRARMGIERGANYMLQGDIESVEDREGGRRVVLYQIDMTLVNLETNAKEWTGQHKIKKYVERSRFGL, from the coding sequence ATGAAGACCCAAGCACGCGCCCTCCGCCGCGCTGCCCTCGCCCTGGCCGGCCTCGTCGTCGTGTCCGGCGGGTGCGGCAAGCAGGTGACCCGCATCAGCCCCGACCAGCAGATCGACCTCTCCGGCCGCTGGAACGACGTCGACAGCCGGCAGGCCGCCGACGCCATCATCCGCGAGACCTTCCAGCCGCGCGCGGGTGAGAGCTGGATGACGGAGTACGCGCGCGCCCACGGCGGCCGCCGCCCCACCATCATCGTGGGCGCCGTTCGCAACCGCAGCATGGAGCACATCCCGGTCAACGGGTTCGTGCGCGACCTGGAGCGGGCGTACCTGGGGAGCGGACAGGTGCAGGTGGTGGCCAGCGCCGACGAGCGCGGCGAGGTGCGCGCCGAGCGCGAGGACCAGCAGCAGAACGCCGCTGCCGACACCCGCGCGCGCATGGGCATCGAGCGCGGCGCCAACTACATGCTGCAGGGCGACATCGAGTCGGTAGAGGACCGCGAGGGCGGGCGGCGCGTGGTGCTGTACCAGATCGACATGACGCTGGTCAACCTGGAGACCAACGCCAAGGAGTGGACCGGGCAGCACAAGATCAAGAAGTACGTGGAGCGGTCGCGGTTCGGCCTGTGA
- a CDS encoding DUF2243 domain-containing protein, with protein MALVRHGPRTRSGVVIGVGMGGFVDGIVLHQILQWHNMGSSVLRPDTMEAMKQNMVWDGLFHAGTWLAAMAGIVMLWSHARQGHPLPGPRALTGQLLLGWGLFNLVEGLIDHHLLNLHHVRDLPAHVPLYDWIFLAVGGVGMILVGWLTSRPRRDPLLRR; from the coding sequence ATGGCGCTGGTCAGGCACGGGCCGCGGACCCGCAGCGGGGTCGTCATCGGCGTGGGTATGGGTGGCTTCGTGGACGGCATCGTCCTCCACCAGATCCTGCAGTGGCACAACATGGGCTCGTCCGTGCTGCGGCCGGACACCATGGAGGCCATGAAGCAGAACATGGTGTGGGACGGCCTCTTCCACGCCGGCACCTGGCTGGCGGCGATGGCGGGGATCGTGATGCTCTGGTCGCACGCGCGGCAGGGGCATCCGCTCCCCGGACCGCGGGCGCTCACGGGGCAGCTCCTGCTGGGCTGGGGCCTCTTCAACCTGGTGGAAGGGCTGATCGACCATCACCTCCTCAACCTCCACCACGTCCGCGACCTCCCCGCCCACGTCCCGCTCTACGACTGGATTTTCCTGGCGGTCGGCGGCGTGGGGATGATCCTCGTCGGCTGGCTGACGTCCCGCCCCCGCCGCGACCCCCTCCTCCGCCGCTGA
- a CDS encoding amidase: MIPDAVFYQPLTRLAAHVRDRRLDPVELAEAALQRLESLGPRLGAVVTLTRERALAEARAARAEINAGRYRGPLHGIPYGAKDLIAAAGYPTTWGAQPYREQRFEEDATVVARLKAAGAVLVAKLASVELAGGMGYEQANASFTGPGRTPWNTDFWSGGSSSGPGAAVAAGLVPFAIGSETWGSIITPAAFCGITGLRPTYGRVSRAGAMALSWTMDKIGPMCRTAEDAGVILQAIAGPDPRDDASADRPYRHTTTRSTRRPRIGVLKGLAEGSQPEVRRNFEASVERMAQFAEVVRDVTLPQFPYGAAASLIIEAEAASIFEELVESGRVHELTAPEDRLGGYPGQVVFAKDYLRALRIRTPAAEAMDRFFAERGFDALAHPTRGTVSYPVGKKFSEAYTDASGGGEPISAASNLLGLPGIAIPNGFGRDNLPTSLSLTGRAWDEAKVIAVAAEYQRHTDWHTRRPAGF, encoded by the coding sequence ATGATCCCGGACGCCGTCTTCTACCAGCCGCTCACCCGCCTCGCCGCGCACGTGCGCGACCGGCGGCTGGACCCGGTGGAGCTCGCCGAGGCCGCCCTGCAGCGGCTGGAGTCGCTGGGGCCGCGGCTGGGCGCCGTCGTCACGCTCACCCGGGAGCGCGCTCTGGCGGAGGCGCGCGCCGCCCGCGCGGAGATCAACGCCGGGCGCTACCGCGGGCCGCTGCACGGCATCCCGTACGGCGCCAAGGACCTGATCGCGGCGGCGGGCTACCCCACCACCTGGGGCGCGCAGCCGTACCGCGAGCAGCGGTTCGAGGAGGACGCAACCGTCGTCGCGCGGCTCAAGGCGGCGGGCGCGGTGCTGGTGGCGAAGCTGGCGTCGGTGGAGCTGGCGGGCGGGATGGGATACGAGCAGGCGAACGCATCCTTCACCGGCCCCGGCCGCACGCCCTGGAACACCGATTTCTGGAGCGGCGGCTCGTCCAGCGGGCCCGGCGCGGCGGTGGCGGCGGGGCTCGTCCCTTTTGCGATCGGGTCGGAGACGTGGGGCTCCATCATCACCCCCGCGGCCTTCTGCGGCATCACCGGCCTGCGCCCCACCTACGGCCGCGTGAGCCGCGCGGGGGCGATGGCGCTGTCGTGGACGATGGACAAGATCGGGCCGATGTGCCGCACCGCCGAGGACGCCGGCGTCATCCTACAGGCGATCGCCGGGCCCGATCCGCGCGACGACGCGTCGGCCGACCGCCCGTACCGCCACACCACGACCCGCTCCACCCGCCGCCCGCGCATCGGTGTGCTGAAGGGGCTGGCGGAGGGCTCGCAGCCGGAGGTGCGGCGCAACTTCGAGGCGTCGGTGGAGCGGATGGCGCAGTTCGCGGAGGTGGTGCGCGACGTCACGCTGCCGCAGTTCCCGTACGGCGCCGCCGCGTCGCTGATCATCGAGGCGGAGGCGGCGAGCATCTTCGAAGAGCTGGTGGAGAGCGGCCGCGTGCACGAGCTGACCGCGCCGGAGGACCGGCTGGGCGGCTATCCCGGCCAGGTGGTGTTCGCCAAGGACTACCTGCGCGCCCTGCGCATTCGCACCCCGGCCGCTGAGGCGATGGACCGCTTCTTCGCCGAGCGCGGCTTCGACGCCCTGGCGCACCCCACGCGCGGCACCGTCTCGTACCCGGTGGGGAAGAAGTTCAGCGAGGCGTATACCGACGCATCGGGCGGCGGCGAGCCGATCTCTGCCGCCTCCAACCTCCTGGGCCTCCCGGGGATCGCCATCCCCAACGGCTTCGGCCGCGACAACCTTCCCACCTCGCTCTCCCTCACGGGGCGCGCCTGGGACGAGGCGAAGGTGATCGCCGTGGCCGCCGAGTACCAGCGCCACACGGACTGGCACACGCGCCGGCCGGCGGGTTTCTGA
- a CDS encoding O-antigen ligase family protein, protein MEAAAWHTLPLPDVTSLHAPAMSLYARRIPVYEHTGDDTYVYPAQPSGSQRLALRVLQAGALAVVLAAATYKVFELDRFFVPKELVLHLTALIAGILCLGAARRVSLGRVDLLLAGYLVLGAASAALAQNPWAGMRALGVSASGIVVFWAARSLGRAGLARPLLVAIGIAVTLGALTSLAQTYGVRLDVFSVNRAPGGTLGNRNFVAHLCAFGLPILALCALRAWRGPGVALGAVGFAALAAVLVLTRSRAAWLGVGAGLATLVLGWLIVRPVRRDGRSWLRLVMLLLFAGGGVAVALMVPNKLRWNSDDPYGETARGVVNYQEGSGRGRLIQYGNTLRMAAAHPVLGVGPGNWPVEYPGFAKRRDPSMDPNEGGMTSNPWPSSDWVALLAERGLPAFALLVLAMAGLAGTAWRRMRTARDADEGLVALALASTLVATLVVGAFDAVLLLALPSLLIWAALGALTAGEEGRWGFEAGGGVRVLGVLVLLVGIGGFAVKSAAQTAAMHLYAGSGEARVMEQASRLDPGSYRIHLRLARSYSGRRTRELRCQHAEAAHELFPHADAAAAQARRCE, encoded by the coding sequence ACGTCTATCCGGCGCAGCCCAGCGGGTCGCAGCGGCTGGCTCTGCGCGTGCTCCAGGCTGGCGCGCTTGCCGTGGTGCTGGCGGCGGCCACGTACAAGGTGTTCGAGCTGGACCGCTTCTTCGTCCCCAAGGAGCTGGTGCTGCACCTGACCGCGTTGATCGCGGGGATCCTCTGCCTGGGCGCCGCGAGGCGCGTGTCGCTGGGGCGCGTGGACCTGCTGCTGGCGGGCTACCTGGTGCTCGGCGCCGCCTCCGCGGCGCTGGCGCAGAACCCGTGGGCGGGGATGCGGGCGCTGGGGGTGAGCGCGTCCGGGATCGTGGTGTTCTGGGCCGCGCGCTCGCTGGGGAGGGCCGGGCTGGCACGCCCCCTCCTGGTGGCGATCGGGATCGCGGTGACGCTGGGCGCGCTCACCTCGCTCGCGCAGACGTACGGGGTGCGGCTGGACGTCTTCAGTGTCAACCGCGCGCCGGGCGGGACGCTTGGGAACCGCAACTTCGTGGCGCACCTCTGCGCATTCGGGCTCCCCATCCTGGCGCTCTGCGCGCTGCGGGCGTGGCGCGGACCCGGGGTCGCGCTGGGTGCAGTGGGGTTCGCGGCGCTGGCGGCGGTGCTGGTCCTCACCCGTTCGCGCGCGGCCTGGCTGGGGGTGGGGGCGGGGCTCGCGACGCTGGTGCTCGGCTGGCTCATCGTGCGCCCCGTGCGCCGCGACGGACGCAGCTGGCTGCGGCTCGTTATGCTCCTCCTCTTTGCGGGCGGGGGCGTGGCGGTGGCGCTCATGGTTCCCAACAAGCTGCGCTGGAACAGCGACGATCCGTACGGCGAGACGGCGCGCGGCGTGGTCAACTACCAGGAGGGAAGCGGGCGCGGACGGCTGATCCAGTACGGCAACACGCTGCGCATGGCCGCGGCGCACCCGGTGCTGGGCGTGGGGCCCGGCAACTGGCCGGTGGAGTACCCCGGCTTCGCGAAGCGCCGCGACCCCTCGATGGACCCGAATGAGGGTGGGATGACCTCCAACCCCTGGCCCAGCAGCGACTGGGTGGCGCTCCTGGCCGAGCGCGGCCTCCCCGCCTTCGCGCTGCTGGTGCTCGCGATGGCGGGGCTGGCCGGCACCGCCTGGCGCCGCATGCGCACCGCCCGCGACGCCGACGAGGGGCTCGTCGCCCTCGCCCTCGCATCCACGCTGGTCGCGACGCTGGTGGTGGGCGCCTTCGACGCCGTGCTCCTCCTCGCGCTTCCCTCGCTGCTGATCTGGGCCGCGCTGGGTGCCTTGACTGCGGGGGAGGAGGGGCGGTGGGGCTTCGAGGCGGGGGGTGGGGTGCGCGTTCTGGGCGTGCTGGTGCTCCTGGTGGGGATCGGCGGGTTCGCCGTCAAGAGCGCGGCGCAGACCGCCGCCATGCACCTGTACGCCGGCAGCGGCGAGGCGCGCGTGATGGAGCAGGCCTCGCGCCTGGACCCCGGGAGCTACCGCATCCACCTCCGCCTGGCGCGGTCCTACAGCGGCCGCCGCACCCGCGAGCTCCGCTGCCAGCACGCCGAGGCCGCGCACGAGCTGTTTCCGCATGCGGATGCGGCGGCGGCGCAGGCGAGGCGGTGCGAGTAG